Part of the Vibrio penaeicida genome is shown below.
GCCACTCATCTTTTCATTTTTCACGCTGTCACTCTGCCACTCTGCCACTAATTTATGTACTCAATGATCCAAGCACCTTGGTTCACTGGTGTACCGGGACGCCACGTGAACACTCTGCGTCGGTCTCTATCGAAAGGTTGGAAATCAGCAGCGTACAAGTATTCATTTTGATGGGTGTTTAAAATACGTACCTGACCATTGGCTATGTTTTCAATTTTCCATTGACCTTGAACGGGTGCGTGACCTGGTCGCCATGTGAATACACGTCTTCTGTCTTGATCATAAGGTGCGAAGTCAGCGGCGTAGAGGTATTCCTGTTGATGAATGTTAAATAGGCGGACCTGCCATTCCGCTGCGTTCTCTTCCTTGAACTGGAACAGCATATGAGGCTCTGAATCCTGCATTTTGAGGTCACTTGGGTATACCTGTTTTATTCTATTTACATCAATGAGAACTGGGAAAGCTAATATAACTTGGATTGCCCAATTCGATACTAGAGGTTAGAAGCAACTGAAAGAATAGACTTTCTCTTAAAACAGATCCTTGTAAATATAAATATCAATAGTCGATCTTGGTTCAGGTGATTTCTTAGGAAATGAATTTAAATGGATGGTTGGTTATTTTTATTTCTATGAGTTACGTGCCGGATAGGGTTAATTGTAATAAGGCGTACCGCTATAAATTAATATACCCAAGCACCTTGAGGTCGCTTGGGTATACAACCGTATCTCATCTATCACACTACGACATCAACGCGAGTTTCAACTCTATCGTTGTTTTGGCTAAATACCATAGAAACGCTATCGGCTTCTTGTTTCGACATACGGCGATAAATGCTATCGGCCTTATTGCGATCATCACCAGAAATATAGAATTGTGTTGTCAGTAACTCGCGTTTCTGATCGAATACTTTTACATGAATATGGGGTGTTCTTCCCGGGTATACCGTGGGTTTTATGGTTCGGAAATGGTAATTCCCGTCGGCATCGGTAATGTCGTGCCCAAATCCTTGAAATCCTGTGTCGTACTTTACATCTCTATCATCACCGGTATGTAAGTACTTGCCATTTACATCACATTGCCATATTTCGATTCTGTGCCCCGCCAGTGGCTGCCCATCTTTCGACAATATTCTTCCACTCAGATGAATGATCTCACCGCCAGCTTCTTTTACTGCGTTCGACACTTTGACCAAGTCGTTGTCGATGTCCGGGAATCGCATGGATGATCGTGGGTAAAACGGTCCCTCAGTGGCACTGGGGGTAAACATTGCAGATACAGCACTTCGTGAATACATAGGCAGCGCAGCTAACGCTACGAGCCCTTTAACTATGCCTCTTCGGCTTACAGATTTCATAATAGGGCATTTTCCTTACTTCAATACCAAAACTTATATCGGTTACAACAAGAAGTGTAGTTGAGATCAAACACAAGACATCACGTGTACCATTACAGAAATCTGACATTGAAGATGTGAAAATAGTTCAGTAAAAAAGATTGAAGAAACGAATATTATGTAATGCTGCTATTCTAAATAACGAATATCCAATTGAATTATTGAGACTTTTCTAAATAAATAAAAAGGAGTCGATAACTTAAAAATTTTGACAAAATGATATGTTTCGCAAGGAGCTTTATTAAAAAATAGAGATTTAAGAGATTGCTTCCTGTTGTTGAGTTGCATATGTAGGATTTGTCGCATTATTTGTCTTGTTGCACTGAAACACTATTTCAAAGTTGAACCATGAATAAGCACTCACTAGCTTATGTCTTTTTTAACAACCAATGAAAATAGCAGGGAACAAATGAAAATAAACCTTAAGAAAACTAGCCAAGCTGCAACATTGTTCGCGGCGATTGTATTTGGAGCACAAGCGCAAGTTCACCCAGAGGAAGCCTTTGCGGTAACGCCGTTCCAAATACAAAAACTGGACGTTTCAAGCCTACAGCTTATTGATGATCAGGCTTTTGTATTTAGTCCAGAATTGAATGAAATCGATTGGGATGATTTCTTTGCCCAAAATGCACCGCTACTAGCAGAGAAAAAAGAAGTCATTATGCATTGGGCAGGCTACGCCAGTATCAGCCCTAAATTAATTCTTAGTTTAATCGAAATGCAGTCTGGGCTTTTGAGCCAACCAGATGAAGAAAAGCTGGAAAATCCATTACCGGGTTTAACCAATAAAGTGGGTTTCGATGCTCAAGTAAAAGCCGTCACTTTGCGTTTGAGCCAGCGTTTTTATGCTTTTGAAGAAGCATTAAACCGAAAAAGAACGGCGTTGCCTCAATACAGCACACCCGCCACCTTGGCGCTTCAAAGTACATTAGGCGAAATACGCCTTTCCAAGCAGGAGCGATCTCGTCAAGGCGTTCAAGCACTGCGCTCTAAAGATCATATGAATCGTTTATTGGATGCGTACTCGCAGGTCTTTTATGGCGAGTCTTTAATTCGTTCTCAGCAACAAAAGAGTGACGACCCCGAGTTTTCTGCTCGACGCAATGCCTACAATACCTTCACTCTGAGATTCCCTTGGCCAAGTGGTTCAGTTTGGCGAAGTGGTGGTGCGCATTCCAACACAGGATCGGGTTATCCTTATTCTTCATTAGATTTCAATAATGGCAGCGGTGGATGGGGCAGCAACACACCTTGGGTTCAAGCATCTCATGGGGGAACGGTAACGCGCTATTCTCGCTGTAATATTAGGGTAACGCATTCTAGCGGTTACGCTACTAGCTATTACCATATGGATAACTTGCAATACAACACTGGCGATCGGATTTCCGCGGGCGATTGGTTAGGGCGTTACGCGAACAATAAATCCACGGCACTTTGTGATGGGGGGCAATCAACAGGGCCGCACTTGCATTGGTCCTTGTTGCGAAATGGCCGGTTTATTTCACTACAAGACGTTTATATCAGTGGATACCGCGTCGATGTAGGAAACAGCAATTACGATTCGAATTGCTGGAATTTCTATTTCGAGAAAAATGGATACAGAACATGCGCATGGCGTAACCTGTATCACTGATCAATTCTGAATTGAGAATAAGATGCGCCTATACCGTCGGCTTCGGTATAGGCATTTTTTCGAAATAAAAAGACCTCCAAAGCGATTAGATTTTAGCCAGTTGAGAAGCATGGTATCGGAAGTGTGAGGCAATATTTACAAGTCCTTACCCCTACTGTGTGAATGGTCTGTTAGTATCTCGTTTTGGAAAGTGTTATCCGACGTATGTGGGTTCATAGAGTTAGGTTATTTGGTTATAAATTAAGTAGGGATAAGAAGTGAAAAAGCGAGTTTTTAAGTTGCAAGCTTTTGGGACGAGTGTTTTTGGGCGGGTAGCAACATTAGCATTCAGTAGTGCTTTAGTGTTAAGTAGCGCTTTAGCGCTGCGCAATGCTCACGCGCAAGAAAACATTCGGATCTATGCCGCTTCTTCCATGACCAATGCCGTTGAAGAAATCGTAGAGAAATTTGAAAAAAGCCATAATTACAATGTCATCCCTGTTTTTGGCAGTTCATCTTCTTTGGCCAGACAGATCCATAGTGGCGCACCCGCTGACGTTTATATTTCAGCCAACAGCAAGTGGGCGGACTACCTAGAATCACAAGGCAACATCAAGAAAGAAAACATCGCCAATCTCGCCAGCAACACCCTCGTTTTAATCTCTTCTACCGACAAAAATATTCAATTTGATGTCACAAAAGCTAACGAGTGGGCACACTTATTAAAAAATGAAAGAATGGCCATTGCGCAGCCCGATGCTGTCCCAGCAGGTATTTATGCGAAAGAAGCCCTCACCAGCCTTGGCGTATGGGACAGCGTAAAGAAAAGAACGGCTCATATGAAAAACGTGAGAGCGACGTTAGCGTTTGTGGATGTGGGCGAGTCGCCTTTAGGCATTGTGTATAAAACGGATGCGATTGCGTCTGGAAAAGTGAATATCTCCCATGAGTTTGACGGTGCTTTGCATTCAAACATCACTTACCCATTAGTGAATGTGAGCGAAACCGATTCTGCCGCTGTGCTTACGGAGTACTTCAAAAGTGAGGCCGCTCAAGGGATATTAAAGAAGCATGGTTTCAAGTAAAAATGATCACGATATTTAAAGGCTCCGCGTGTATGTACGGCGGAGCCATCCATTAAAACGGATGCACTTCATTCTCTAGATCGAGTGAAATGAATGAGCTGCGAAACCCATTATCCCAATCATGCACCATGTATCCCCCCGTGGATTTGACGAACCCCACCTGCGCATTTTCTCTATAGTCGGTTAAAAACGTGCTTGCGATTGCGGGGCTGGAGATAACCGTCGCCCCTCCGATATCACAGACAATACTGTTGTGTAGATGACCACAGATAATACGAACGTCCTGACTTGCTTGTTCAATTACTCGTGCAAAGCTTTCTGAGTTGTTAAGCCGAATGTTGTCCATGAACGGAATACCAGACATAAAGGGCGGGTGGTGCAAGGCGACCAGAGCGGGTTTGTCTGGCTGACTTTTCAGCGCGTCATTCAAAAACGAGAGCGTATCTTGCGTTAATTCGCCCTCGCCCTTATTGGGGATCGTACTGTCTAGCCCTATTATCATGAAATCGTCCAACGGCTGAACCCAGTTGAGTTCATCCGATTGAGGCATGTACTGATGTTGGTGAAAACACTGCCTTAAGGGTTCGCGCTTATCGTGATTGCCCGGAATCAAAAAGTAGGGAAGCTGCAACTGGTCAATGATGGATTTGAATACTTCATAGCTGCTGAGATCGCCTTTGTCGGAGATGTCTCCTGTGACGATCACGGCGTCTATTTCGCCCAACATAGGCAAGTCGCTCTGAATCTTTTTTACGGCGTTCTCAAATATCTGATGGGTATTCAGCACATCGGACACCGTGCTCGGTCGAGCGGCAAGGTGTACATCCGTGATTTGGAGGATTCGTGACATAGGAGTGATTCCTTTATTTAATCCCAGCACGCAGGAATGCTTGAACAAACTGGCGTTGGAAGATCAAGAATGCGACAAGTAACGGCGCAATAGACATCATGGTCGCCGCTGAGATAACCGAAATATCCACCCCATTTTCAGGTGCACCGAATATCGATAACCCAACCGTTAGAGGTCGAGTATCATCGGAATTGGTGACGATAAGTGGCCACAAGAAATTGTTCCAATGCGTCGAAACCGATACGAGTGCGTATGCCAAGTAAGTGGGTTTGGCTAAAGGCACGTAAACCTTCATCAGAATGCCAAAAGTAGAGCACCCCTCGACACTTGCGGCTTCATGCAATTCTACTGGCACAGACTTGAACGACTGGCGCATCAAAAATATACCGAATGCACTGGCCATATAAGGCATACCGACGCCCAAGATCGTATCAAACAACCCGAGTTTCGATGTAATGGCGTAGTTTTCGACAATCAAGACTTCAGGAAGAATAAACAATTGAAGCAAAACCAAAATAAAAACAAAATCTTTGCCCGGAAAAGAGATTTGCGCAAATGCAAACCCCGCCAAGGTGGTAATGATAAATTGCCCAATCAATACTATGGTCACCAGACAAAAGGTATTGATGAAGTACTGTATCCAAGGTGCGCCTTCCCAAGCGAACCGGAAATTTTCCAGTGTCCAACTTGAAAACAGGTTGAAATTTACGGCATCGGACGTGGTATGAAATGCCGCAAAAAAAGCGAACAACAAAGGCGATATCCATACAATGGCCAGAAGAATCGCACCAAATGAGTCGAGATAATCCGCTATTTTGTCTGTAAAAAGGCGTTTAGGGACGAATGCTGGAGAATGCGTGCTCATTGATAGTGTGTCCTTCTATCGAGATACAGAAATTGCACCGCAGCCGCGATACCCA
Proteins encoded:
- a CDS encoding RICIN domain-containing protein, which produces MQDSEPHMLFQFKEENAAEWQVRLFNIHQQEYLYAADFAPYDQDRRRVFTWRPGHAPVQGQWKIENIANGQVRILNTHQNEYLYAADFQPFDRDRRRVFTWRPGTPVNQGAWIIEYIN
- a CDS encoding dioxygenase family protein, whose amino-acid sequence is MKSVSRRGIVKGLVALAALPMYSRSAVSAMFTPSATEGPFYPRSSMRFPDIDNDLVKVSNAVKEAGGEIIHLSGRILSKDGQPLAGHRIEIWQCDVNGKYLHTGDDRDVKYDTGFQGFGHDITDADGNYHFRTIKPTVYPGRTPHIHVKVFDQKRELLTTQFYISGDDRNKADSIYRRMSKQEADSVSMVFSQNNDRVETRVDVVV
- a CDS encoding M23 family metallopeptidase, which encodes MKINLKKTSQAATLFAAIVFGAQAQVHPEEAFAVTPFQIQKLDVSSLQLIDDQAFVFSPELNEIDWDDFFAQNAPLLAEKKEVIMHWAGYASISPKLILSLIEMQSGLLSQPDEEKLENPLPGLTNKVGFDAQVKAVTLRLSQRFYAFEEALNRKRTALPQYSTPATLALQSTLGEIRLSKQERSRQGVQALRSKDHMNRLLDAYSQVFYGESLIRSQQQKSDDPEFSARRNAYNTFTLRFPWPSGSVWRSGGAHSNTGSGYPYSSLDFNNGSGGWGSNTPWVQASHGGTVTRYSRCNIRVTHSSGYATSYYHMDNLQYNTGDRISAGDWLGRYANNKSTALCDGGQSTGPHLHWSLLRNGRFISLQDVYISGYRVDVGNSNYDSNCWNFYFEKNGYRTCAWRNLYH
- the modA gene encoding molybdate ABC transporter substrate-binding protein, with translation MKKRVFKLQAFGTSVFGRVATLAFSSALVLSSALALRNAHAQENIRIYAASSMTNAVEEIVEKFEKSHNYNVIPVFGSSSSLARQIHSGAPADVYISANSKWADYLESQGNIKKENIANLASNTLVLISSTDKNIQFDVTKANEWAHLLKNERMAIAQPDAVPAGIYAKEALTSLGVWDSVKKRTAHMKNVRATLAFVDVGESPLGIVYKTDAIASGKVNISHEFDGALHSNITYPLVNVSETDSAAVLTEYFKSEAAQGILKKHGFK
- a CDS encoding phosphodiesterase encodes the protein MSRILQITDVHLAARPSTVSDVLNTHQIFENAVKKIQSDLPMLGEIDAVIVTGDISDKGDLSSYEVFKSIIDQLQLPYFLIPGNHDKREPLRQCFHQHQYMPQSDELNWVQPLDDFMIIGLDSTIPNKGEGELTQDTLSFLNDALKSQPDKPALVALHHPPFMSGIPFMDNIRLNNSESFARVIEQASQDVRIICGHLHNSIVCDIGGATVISSPAIASTFLTDYRENAQVGFVKSTGGYMVHDWDNGFRSSFISLDLENEVHPF
- a CDS encoding carbohydrate ABC transporter permease; this encodes MSTHSPAFVPKRLFTDKIADYLDSFGAILLAIVWISPLLFAFFAAFHTTSDAVNFNLFSSWTLENFRFAWEGAPWIQYFINTFCLVTIVLIGQFIITTLAGFAFAQISFPGKDFVFILVLLQLFILPEVLIVENYAITSKLGLFDTILGVGMPYMASAFGIFLMRQSFKSVPVELHEAASVEGCSTFGILMKVYVPLAKPTYLAYALVSVSTHWNNFLWPLIVTNSDDTRPLTVGLSIFGAPENGVDISVISAATMMSIAPLLVAFLIFQRQFVQAFLRAGIK